From a single Sediminibacterium sp. KACHI17 genomic region:
- a CDS encoding phosphatidylglycerophosphatase A, translated as MKVQKAIASCLGIGTIKGGGTITALLCCIPWYFARTVGSFEMIALVVTVAATALGVWTANVVEKEWGKDSSKVVIDEAAGMMISLLFVPVTLSYVATGFILFRLLDITKPLLIRRTESLPGGWGVMMDDMIAGLYTNVLLHTIMWLNVF; from the coding sequence ATGAAAGTACAAAAAGCCATAGCCAGCTGTCTGGGTATAGGAACCATCAAAGGTGGCGGAACAATCACCGCTTTACTTTGTTGCATACCCTGGTATTTCGCCCGGACAGTTGGTTCTTTTGAAATGATTGCGCTTGTAGTAACTGTTGCCGCTACTGCATTGGGTGTGTGGACTGCAAATGTTGTGGAAAAGGAATGGGGGAAAGACAGCAGTAAAGTGGTCATTGATGAAGCAGCAGGGATGATGATCTCACTGCTCTTTGTCCCGGTCACTTTAAGTTATGTGGCAACTGGATTTATTTTATTTCGATTACTGGATATTACCAAACCACTGCTGATCAGAAGAACAGAATCACTCCCCGGTGGATGGGGTGTGATGATGGACGATATGATAGCCGGATTATATACCAACGTACTGTTACACACAATTATGTGGTTAAATGTTTTTTGA
- a CDS encoding GtrA family protein — MVTFVKAQAASLAATIVDFSVFIILTEWLNCWYLAASITGTISGGITNFLLGRVWVFDATQGKIPRQAFKYVLVWIGNLLLVSGGVFVVTEYARLTPLTSKIIVSLIVGFTYNYMLQKKFVFK; from the coding sequence ATGGTTACTTTTGTAAAAGCACAAGCTGCTTCTTTAGCGGCTACCATAGTTGACTTTTCTGTCTTTATCATATTGACAGAGTGGTTGAACTGTTGGTACCTGGCAGCGAGCATTACCGGAACCATCTCAGGGGGCATTACCAATTTTTTACTGGGTCGTGTATGGGTATTTGATGCAACACAGGGAAAGATCCCGCGGCAGGCATTCAAATATGTGTTGGTATGGATCGGTAATCTATTATTGGTATCAGGTGGTGTGTTTGTGGTTACAGAGTATGCACGACTCACTCCCCTCACCTCAAAGATCATTGTATCACTAATTGTAGGGTTCACCTATAATTATATGTTACAAAAAAAATTCGTGTTCAAATAA
- a CDS encoding DUF5686 family protein, with the protein MKTKSGVVKWGLLALFMLTGFIHGMTQTVVKGKIVDAFSKEPLQYVSVVFKGGRGTVTDSLGQYTLRSSGNISMILVSYVGYKTIQRDIVVGKEQTIDLELETDPKAVYNVTVSTNKRAKYRNKNNPAVDLIRRVIDNKPLNRPEKYDYVEYDQYEKLEVSLSSVPEKLANNRMLRKYQFLFENVDSTKLQGKTLLPVYLEEKLAQKYYRKNPEKTKTIIRGEKRVNYGEYIDNDGVSSYLNRLIMDIDIYDNNIPLFTYQFLSPIADLAPTFYMYYIRDTITDETGNKLIKMYFTPRNTNDLLFRGNMYITLDGNYAVQKLDMFLSRNVNLNFVRELRVDLDFEKNPDGRYHLSKSNVMAEAAVTKGSSGGFFGERTVSFKNYKINEAKPDSVYDGPATVKLEKVDKLPDTFWEKNRHDTLSATESKVYANIDSLEKMPSFRRTLALATFLFAGYTSFGPFELGPAAAFYGFNPVEGFKLRLGGRTTPKLSKRIYFETYGAYGFKDERWKYFLSTTYSLNNKSIYTFPLKFIRASYQHDTKIPGQELQFVQEDNFFLSFKRGLNDKWIYNDIFKLEYVHEFQNRLSYTLGFRNWRHTPAGSIVYNKFNNGVLENVPSINTSEISAQVRWAPKEQFYQGKVYRIPIINKYPIFTLRYTAGVKGLFNSEYNYQNINLRVEKRVFMSQLGYSDMVLEGGYTFGSAPYPLLTIHRANQTYAYQLNSYNLMNFQEFVSDQFAALSIDHHFNGLIFNRVPLLRKLKLRELLTMKVIYGGIRDENNPDKNPDLIKFPVTNGQTTTFSLNRKPYIEGSVGVGNIFKIFRVDLVRRFNYKENPNISTWGVRARFKFDF; encoded by the coding sequence ATGAAAACTAAAAGTGGCGTTGTAAAATGGGGGCTTCTGGCTTTATTCATGCTGACTGGCTTTATTCATGGCATGACACAAACGGTGGTAAAAGGAAAGATTGTTGACGCATTTAGCAAAGAACCATTGCAATATGTAAGTGTTGTATTTAAAGGAGGACGTGGTACTGTTACAGATAGCTTGGGTCAATATACTTTACGTTCATCGGGAAATATTTCAATGATCCTTGTCTCTTATGTTGGATATAAGACCATTCAACGTGATATCGTTGTTGGTAAAGAACAAACCATAGATCTTGAACTTGAGACCGATCCAAAAGCAGTATATAATGTTACCGTTTCTACCAATAAAAGAGCGAAGTATAGAAATAAAAACAATCCGGCTGTTGATCTTATCAGAAGAGTGATTGATAACAAACCACTCAACCGCCCGGAAAAATATGATTATGTAGAGTATGATCAGTATGAAAAACTGGAAGTGTCACTGAGTAGCGTTCCTGAAAAACTTGCTAATAACAGGATGTTGCGTAAGTACCAGTTTCTATTCGAAAATGTGGACTCTACAAAATTGCAGGGCAAAACATTGTTGCCTGTTTATCTCGAGGAAAAATTAGCACAAAAATATTATCGTAAAAATCCGGAGAAGACCAAGACCATCATCAGAGGCGAAAAAAGAGTGAACTATGGTGAGTATATTGATAATGATGGTGTGAGCTCTTATCTGAATAGATTGATCATGGATATTGATATTTATGACAACAATATTCCATTGTTCACATATCAGTTCCTCAGTCCTATTGCAGACCTTGCGCCTACATTTTATATGTACTATATCCGTGATACCATTACGGATGAAACAGGTAATAAGCTGATCAAAATGTATTTCACACCTAGAAATACAAATGACCTTTTGTTCCGCGGTAATATGTACATCACTCTTGATGGAAACTATGCAGTTCAGAAACTGGATATGTTCCTGAGCAGAAACGTGAACCTGAATTTCGTACGTGAATTACGCGTTGACCTCGACTTTGAAAAAAATCCGGATGGCCGTTATCATCTCAGTAAAAGCAATGTGATGGCGGAAGCCGCTGTTACCAAAGGATCTAGCGGAGGTTTCTTTGGAGAAAGAACTGTCTCTTTTAAAAACTACAAGATCAATGAAGCGAAACCGGACAGTGTATATGACGGTCCTGCAACAGTAAAACTGGAAAAAGTTGATAAGCTTCCTGATACTTTCTGGGAGAAAAACAGACACGATACACTTTCAGCAACAGAATCTAAAGTGTATGCCAATATCGATAGCCTTGAGAAAATGCCTTCTTTCCGAAGAACATTAGCATTGGCTACTTTCTTATTTGCAGGATATACTTCATTCGGCCCCTTTGAATTAGGACCCGCGGCAGCATTTTATGGATTCAATCCGGTAGAAGGGTTCAAACTAAGACTTGGTGGAAGAACAACACCGAAACTCAGTAAACGAATTTACTTTGAAACATATGGAGCATATGGTTTCAAAGATGAAAGATGGAAGTATTTCTTAAGTACGACCTATTCTTTGAACAATAAATCTATTTATACTTTCCCGCTGAAATTTATCAGGGCCAGTTACCAGCATGATACAAAAATTCCAGGTCAGGAATTGCAATTTGTGCAAGAAGACAACTTCTTCTTGTCTTTCAAACGCGGATTAAATGATAAGTGGATCTATAACGACATCTTCAAACTGGAATATGTACATGAATTTCAGAACAGATTGTCTTATACACTAGGATTCAGAAACTGGCGTCATACTCCGGCAGGATCTATTGTATATAATAAGTTCAACAATGGTGTGCTGGAGAATGTGCCATCGATCAATACCAGTGAAATATCTGCACAGGTTCGCTGGGCTCCGAAAGAACAATTCTATCAGGGTAAGGTGTACAGAATTCCGATCATTAATAAATATCCCATTTTCACCTTGCGATATACTGCAGGCGTAAAAGGACTATTCAATAGCGAATACAATTATCAGAACATCAATCTTCGTGTTGAAAAACGCGTATTTATGTCGCAATTGGGATATAGTGATATGGTACTCGAAGGTGGATATACATTTGGTTCCGCACCTTATCCTTTGTTAACGATTCATCGTGCCAACCAAACTTATGCATATCAGTTGAACTCTTATAACCTGATGAACTTCCAGGAGTTTGTGAGCGATCAGTTTGCGGCATTATCTATTGATCACCATTTCAATGGGCTCATTTTTAATCGTGTTCCATTATTGCGCAAATTGAAGTTAAGAGAATTGCTGACCATGAAAGTGATCTATGGTGGTATCAGAGATGAAAATAATCCTGATAAAAATCCGGATCTTATCAAGTTCCCGGTTACCAATGGACAAACTACCACATTCTCTTTGAATAGAAAGCCATATATCGAAGGAAGTGTGGGTGTAGGAAATATATTTAAGATATTCAGGGTAGATCTGGTAAGACGATTTAACTATAAAGAAAATCCAAATATCAGCACCTGGGGTGTGAGAGCACGTTTTAAATTTGATTTTTGA
- a CDS encoding DUF4833 domain-containing protein produces MEKIPLRVKLQKAIYVVIDPFVKGLIKIGLTPNMVTMIGFVLNIGVAIIFVEGGERGNRGDLSYVGWAGALILFAGLFDMLDGQVARLGNMSSSFGALFDSVLDRYSELIMFLGICYYLIAHHYFLSSLFAFIAMIGSMMVSYTRARAEGLGIECKDGLMQRPERVVTIGVSAIACGIVGEYIGGDWKWYVNGISFHVLETMSIFTLPLTLMAVLTNITAINRLRGSKKALDLKDEQMKKSKSAILPSIVIGLLITCSAIPAMAQKELAAVQIAKAAIEPQDTFPVPKTNNKQLFYLQRTANTNTIVCELNYDKNGQLNTSDPVHVYWIRYTEGGVKKELSYIQRVFAYGIKSQMLEKDSYKLHFVSYKKKPLYLMRSQKDNQYKVYTTINNQQAVLSRIFIKVDGGTFWSPNVVYMEMKGVDEYTGKELMQRFKP; encoded by the coding sequence ATGGAAAAAATACCCTTACGAGTAAAATTACAGAAAGCCATTTACGTGGTCATCGATCCTTTTGTGAAAGGATTGATCAAGATCGGACTGACTCCTAATATGGTCACCATGATAGGGTTTGTGTTGAATATTGGTGTAGCCATCATTTTCGTGGAAGGAGGAGAACGCGGAAATCGCGGAGACCTTTCTTATGTAGGATGGGCAGGAGCGCTGATCCTGTTCGCCGGACTATTCGATATGCTTGATGGTCAAGTAGCCCGTCTTGGCAATATGAGTTCCTCATTCGGCGCTTTATTTGATTCTGTATTGGATAGATACAGTGAACTGATCATGTTCTTGGGTATATGTTATTACCTGATCGCACATCATTATTTTCTGAGTTCATTATTTGCATTCATTGCTATGATCGGTTCTATGATGGTAAGCTATACCAGAGCAAGAGCAGAAGGATTGGGAATTGAATGTAAAGATGGACTGATGCAGCGTCCGGAAAGGGTTGTCACCATTGGTGTTTCAGCGATCGCATGTGGTATTGTAGGTGAATACATTGGTGGTGATTGGAAATGGTATGTGAACGGAATCAGTTTTCATGTATTGGAAACCATGTCCATTTTTACTTTGCCACTTACACTAATGGCAGTATTGACCAATATCACAGCGATCAACCGGTTAAGAGGATCAAAAAAAGCATTGGATTTGAAAGACGAACAAATGAAAAAATCGAAATCAGCTATTTTACCATCAATCGTGATCGGATTATTGATCACATGTTCAGCAATTCCTGCGATGGCGCAGAAAGAATTGGCAGCAGTACAGATCGCAAAAGCAGCGATCGAACCTCAGGATACTTTTCCTGTTCCAAAAACCAATAATAAACAACTGTTTTATCTGCAAAGAACAGCTAATACAAATACCATTGTATGCGAACTTAATTACGATAAGAACGGACAACTGAATACATCTGATCCCGTACATGTTTATTGGATACGCTATACGGAAGGTGGAGTAAAAAAAGAACTTTCTTATATACAGCGTGTGTTTGCTTATGGTATCAAATCTCAAATGTTGGAAAAAGATTCTTATAAGCTGCACTTTGTCTCTTATAAAAAGAAACCCTTGTACCTGATGCGTTCTCAAAAAGACAATCAATACAAAGTATATACTACGATCAATAATCAACAGGCTGTATTAAGCAGAATATTTATTAAAGTTGACGGTGGTACTTTTTGGTCGCCCAATGTAGTGTATATGGAAATGAAAGGGGTGGATGAATACACAGGAAAAGAACTCATGCAACGTTTTAAACCCTGA
- a CDS encoding phosphatase PAP2 family protein, whose translation MTGSFTQKNSSLFTAKDLLITSSVSFTYLLLSYWLIGYKQDQLTLVLLFNVCYYLSFITRKFILGFAIFIVFWIIFDFMKAFPNYNYQEVHIQSLYETEKKWFGIDDAGATMTPNEYWAIHHTKFLDVLTGFFYLSWVPVPLGFAAFLFFKNRKWFLEFSLTFLFVNILGFIIYYAYPAAPPWYVQQYGFDFIAGTPGNTAGLHRFDAYFDVTIFKSLYEKSSNVFAAMPSLHSAYPLIVLYFGWRFDFKWVNLLFATIMLGIWFAAVYTSHHYVLDVLAGITCAIIGIVVFLRLSQQKTLSKWIEAYARHID comes from the coding sequence ATGACAGGTAGTTTCACTCAAAAAAATAGCAGTCTGTTCACAGCGAAAGATTTATTGATCACTTCGTCTGTTTCATTTACCTATTTGCTATTGAGCTATTGGCTGATCGGTTATAAACAAGATCAGCTGACTTTGGTGTTACTATTCAATGTATGCTATTATCTTTCTTTTATCACCCGAAAATTTATCCTTGGATTTGCCATCTTTATCGTGTTCTGGATCATTTTCGATTTTATGAAAGCATTTCCCAATTACAATTATCAGGAAGTGCATATTCAAAGTTTATATGAGACTGAAAAAAAATGGTTTGGTATCGATGATGCAGGAGCAACAATGACGCCCAATGAATACTGGGCTATTCATCATACTAAGTTCTTGGATGTATTGACCGGTTTTTTTTACCTGAGTTGGGTACCGGTACCACTCGGTTTTGCGGCATTTCTTTTCTTTAAGAATAGAAAATGGTTTCTTGAATTTTCACTCACTTTTTTGTTCGTTAATATCCTGGGATTTATTATTTATTACGCGTATCCTGCGGCGCCACCCTGGTACGTACAACAATATGGTTTTGATTTTATAGCCGGAACACCCGGTAACACAGCGGGATTACATCGGTTTGATGCATATTTTGATGTGACGATTTTTAAATCCTTGTATGAGAAGAGCTCTAATGTATTTGCAGCAATGCCTTCTTTGCACTCTGCTTATCCCTTGATCGTTTTATATTTCGGATGGAGATTTGATTTTAAATGGGTCAACTTATTATTTGCAACCATCATGTTGGGTATCTGGTTTGCAGCAGTTTATACTAGCCATCATTATGTATTGGATGTTTTGGCAGGTATCACATGTGCAATTATCGGGATCGTCGTTTTCTTAAGATTATCGCAGCAAAAAACCCTTTCAAAGTGGATAGAGGCCTATGCTCGTCATATAGACTAG
- a CDS encoding DUF1015 family protein, with translation MASIKPFKALRPQPQLAKQVASRPYDVLNSAEAKIEAQGNPSSFLHITKSEIDLPDGIDIHSQAVYEQAKSNLDAFIKREVLFQESKECYYIYQLIMNGRKQTGLVCVSSIDDYENDIIKKHEFTRPEKELDRINHIRTSGAQTGNVFLAYRNHSKIDELIEKWKESKSPVYDFIADDEIQHTVWIVNDSDTCDEITSLFANEIPCTYIADGHHRAASAAKVRQALGDQSGPGADFFLTTLFPSNQLAILDYNRVVKDLNGLSPAAFLAALEKDFTVKPVGETAFKPGSLHHFGLFIEGNWYQLIAKPGTYTDDPIGILDVTILQNLVLDGILGIKDPRTDVRVEFVGGIRGLGELEKKVNSGDFAAAFSLYPVTIDQLFDISDSGNVMPPKSTWFEPKLRDGLLTHLIGE, from the coding sequence ATGGCAAGTATTAAACCCTTCAAGGCATTACGCCCACAACCACAATTGGCAAAACAAGTGGCCAGCAGACCCTATGATGTATTGAACAGTGCAGAAGCTAAAATTGAAGCTCAAGGCAATCCAAGTTCATTTCTTCATATCACCAAAAGTGAGATCGATCTGCCCGATGGAATCGATATCCATTCTCAAGCTGTATATGAACAGGCAAAGTCAAATTTGGATGCTTTTATAAAACGTGAAGTGCTTTTCCAAGAGTCAAAAGAATGTTACTATATCTATCAATTGATCATGAATGGCAGAAAGCAAACAGGTTTGGTTTGTGTAAGCAGTATTGATGATTATGAGAATGATATCATAAAGAAACATGAATTCACCAGACCTGAAAAAGAATTAGACAGGATCAATCATATTCGAACTTCTGGTGCGCAAACAGGGAATGTGTTTCTTGCTTATCGAAATCATTCAAAAATTGATGAGCTGATCGAAAAATGGAAAGAAAGTAAGTCGCCTGTCTACGATTTTATTGCCGATGATGAAATTCAACATACTGTATGGATCGTAAACGATTCAGATACTTGTGATGAGATCACATCACTCTTTGCAAATGAAATACCTTGCACCTATATTGCTGATGGCCACCACCGTGCGGCATCTGCAGCTAAAGTGCGTCAGGCTTTAGGAGATCAATCAGGTCCTGGAGCAGATTTTTTTCTTACAACCTTATTCCCTTCCAATCAGCTGGCTATTTTAGATTACAACAGAGTAGTGAAAGATCTAAATGGCTTATCACCAGCAGCTTTTCTTGCAGCATTGGAAAAGGATTTTACCGTAAAGCCAGTTGGCGAAACCGCTTTTAAACCGGGATCACTTCACCATTTTGGTTTGTTTATAGAAGGTAACTGGTATCAGTTGATCGCAAAACCGGGCACCTATACGGATGATCCGATCGGCATTTTAGATGTTACCATACTTCAGAATCTTGTATTGGATGGCATTCTGGGAATTAAAGATCCAAGAACTGATGTGCGGGTTGAATTTGTAGGAGGTATCAGAGGCTTAGGCGAATTAGAGAAGAAAGTCAATAGTGGTGATTTTGCAGCAGCATTCAGTTTGTATCCAGTTACCATCGATCAACTGTTTGACATTTCTGACAGCGGCAATGTTATGCCACCAAAGAGCACATGGTTTGAGCCAAAACTGAGGGATGGATTATTGACACATTTAATTGGCGAATAA
- a CDS encoding tetratricopeptide repeat protein: MRILLVLVFSCLITFSLQAQQPGKKLQETAKTMLMQGDFENAVAILESAAKQAPGDLSILKDLSYACYLKRDFAKAIQVGRPLSERQDADEQVFQILGLSYKAIAAYKDGIKLYKTALKKFPNSTIIYNEYGELLIMDNAPEEAIEQWEKGIRADPNFSGNYYNACIYYTKVGNWIRMALYGEIFINLESFTERTAEVKKAVLNAWQKMYLPSVIGQQLKSGISSFEKAVLQILEKQVATAKAGFQADNSTSLRSQFILEWFKTNGATYPFRLFEQQQYFIREGLFEAYNQWIFGESVNENAYKIWKDTHPKEAEAYSEYQKTRLFKLPAGQYYFSK, encoded by the coding sequence ATGCGTATCCTGTTAGTATTAGTTTTTTCTTGCTTAATAACGTTTTCCCTTCAGGCCCAACAGCCTGGAAAAAAACTCCAGGAAACGGCAAAGACCATGTTAATGCAGGGTGATTTTGAGAATGCTGTTGCAATTCTCGAATCAGCCGCAAAGCAAGCACCGGGAGATTTGAGTATTCTCAAAGATCTTTCTTACGCTTGTTATTTGAAACGTGACTTTGCAAAAGCGATACAGGTTGGAAGACCATTATCCGAAAGGCAGGATGCAGATGAACAAGTATTTCAAATACTTGGGCTTTCTTATAAAGCAATTGCTGCTTATAAAGATGGGATCAAGCTATACAAGACCGCATTGAAAAAATTTCCCAATAGTACCATCATTTATAATGAATATGGTGAGTTACTCATCATGGATAATGCTCCGGAAGAAGCTATTGAACAATGGGAAAAAGGTATTCGGGCAGATCCTAATTTCAGTGGTAACTATTATAATGCCTGTATCTATTATACAAAAGTGGGTAACTGGATTCGAATGGCATTGTATGGAGAGATTTTTATAAACCTGGAAAGTTTTACAGAAAGAACAGCAGAGGTTAAAAAAGCAGTACTGAATGCATGGCAAAAAATGTACCTGCCTTCTGTGATCGGTCAACAATTAAAATCAGGGATCTCATCATTTGAAAAAGCAGTGCTGCAAATATTAGAGAAACAAGTAGCAACAGCGAAAGCCGGATTCCAGGCAGATAATAGTACTTCCTTACGCTCCCAGTTTATATTGGAATGGTTTAAAACAAATGGGGCAACATATCCTTTCCGTTTATTTGAACAACAGCAGTACTTCATTCGCGAAGGTTTATTTGAGGCTTATAACCAATGGATCTTTGGAGAGTCAGTGAATGAGAATGCCTATAAAATATGGAAAGACACCCATCCTAAAGAAGCTGAAGCATACAGTGAGTACCAAAAAACAAGGCTATTTAAGTTGCCTGCAGGACAGTACTACTTTTCTAAATAA
- a CDS encoding 2TM domain-containing protein: MEPGKDEQLWRIAKKRASFKRNLYSYIIIIAFLWVIWWMTAGRYNGFHGTPWPIWVMLGWGIALGFQYFNAYNGNGRELAEEEYEKLKRQQ; this comes from the coding sequence ATGGAACCCGGTAAAGACGAACAACTATGGCGTATCGCCAAGAAACGTGCTTCATTCAAAAGAAACCTTTATAGTTATATCATTATCATCGCCTTTTTATGGGTGATATGGTGGATGACTGCAGGTCGTTATAATGGGTTTCATGGTACTCCCTGGCCAATATGGGTCATGTTAGGATGGGGTATTGCATTGGGCTTTCAGTATTTCAATGCTTATAACGGAAATGGGAGAGAACTGGCAGAAGAAGAGTATGAGAAATTAAAAAGGCAGCAATAA
- a CDS encoding AMP-dependent synthetase/ligase: MTIKRLFDCLEHQLQHFPKNDMLAAKENGQWTTYSTEKVVETVNKFSAGLIELGVSARDITPESSDKIAIISNNRPEWIFTDLAAQQIGAILVPVYPTTSPLELEFILNDAAVKYLFVSNAELLEKAKAVAAKVPSIKSIYTFDKIEGAKHWSEVTALANDTLLQKVNEIKATIPVSHLATIIYTSGTTGTPKGVMLSHRNIYSNVQFSKESFPFNDAPESKVLSFLPLNHIFEKTVTYIYLYSGISIYYAESLETIGDNLREIKPDGFTTVPRLLEKVFERIMSKGNELTGLKRKLFFWAVDLAEKYDNLKSGGLWYNIQLAIANKLIFSKWREALGGNVSFIVTGGAACQVKLLRIFNAAKIPVFEGYGPTENSPVISVNRQAKGLTKFGTVGPVINGVELKLEEDGEICVAGPSVMEGYYKRPDLTAEAVIDGWLHTGDIGIIEDGKFLKITDRKKELFKTSGGKYVAPQPIENKLKESPFIEQIMVVGSERKFVGALIVPSFLTLKDWMKEKGINYTTNEDAIHHPRVLELYRELVESYNTFFNHVEQIKKFELLPQEWTIDTGEMTPKMSLKRKVVMEKFKSAIERIYV; this comes from the coding sequence ATGACGATAAAGAGATTATTCGATTGCCTTGAACACCAGCTACAGCATTTTCCTAAAAATGATATGCTTGCTGCGAAAGAAAATGGTCAGTGGACAACTTACAGTACGGAAAAAGTAGTAGAAACCGTAAATAAATTCAGTGCCGGTTTGATTGAACTTGGTGTCAGCGCACGTGATATAACACCTGAATCAAGTGATAAAATCGCCATCATTAGTAATAACAGACCTGAATGGATCTTTACAGATCTCGCAGCGCAACAAATTGGCGCGATCTTAGTTCCGGTATACCCCACTACCAGTCCTTTAGAGTTGGAGTTTATTCTCAATGACGCAGCTGTAAAATATCTTTTTGTAAGCAACGCTGAATTACTGGAGAAAGCAAAAGCAGTTGCAGCCAAAGTGCCTTCTATTAAATCGATTTATACATTCGATAAAATTGAAGGTGCAAAACATTGGTCTGAAGTTACCGCATTGGCCAATGATACATTACTACAAAAAGTAAATGAAATCAAAGCCACAATACCTGTTTCTCATTTGGCGACCATCATTTATACATCAGGTACGACAGGCACACCCAAAGGTGTAATGCTGAGTCACCGCAATATTTACTCTAATGTTCAGTTCTCCAAAGAAAGCTTTCCTTTCAATGATGCACCGGAATCTAAAGTATTGAGCTTTTTACCACTGAACCACATTTTTGAAAAAACAGTTACGTATATCTATCTATATAGTGGTATAAGTATTTACTATGCTGAAAGTTTAGAAACGATTGGTGATAATCTTCGCGAAATAAAACCTGACGGATTCACCACTGTTCCTCGCTTACTTGAAAAAGTGTTTGAAAGAATTATGTCGAAAGGAAACGAGTTGACAGGTCTGAAACGAAAATTATTTTTCTGGGCAGTTGATCTTGCTGAAAAATATGATAACCTCAAGAGCGGCGGGTTATGGTATAACATTCAATTGGCAATTGCCAATAAACTTATATTCAGTAAATGGAGAGAAGCTTTAGGGGGCAATGTATCTTTTATTGTTACCGGTGGTGCAGCTTGTCAGGTGAAATTATTACGGATTTTCAATGCGGCTAAAATACCCGTATTTGAAGGCTATGGTCCAACGGAGAATAGTCCGGTGATCAGCGTAAACAGACAAGCAAAGGGTCTCACCAAATTTGGAACAGTGGGCCCTGTTATTAATGGTGTTGAGCTGAAGTTGGAAGAAGATGGTGAAATATGTGTTGCAGGTCCGAGTGTAATGGAAGGATATTATAAAAGACCAGATCTTACTGCTGAAGCCGTGATCGATGGTTGGCTGCATACAGGTGATATTGGTATTATCGAAGATGGGAAATTCCTGAAAATAACAGACCGTAAAAAAGAACTATTCAAAACCAGCGGTGGTAAATATGTGGCTCCTCAACCAATTGAGAATAAATTGAAGGAGAGTCCATTTATTGAACAGATCATGGTAGTTGGATCTGAAAGAAAATTTGTAGGAGCATTGATCGTTCCTTCTTTCCTGACACTAAAAGACTGGATGAAAGAGAAAGGCATCAATTATACCACAAATGAAGATGCGATCCATCATCCAAGGGTTCTGGAATTATACCGCGAACTGGTAGAGAGTTATAATACTTTCTTTAATCACGTAGAGCAAATCAAAAAGTTTGAATTATTACCACAAGAGTGGACGATCGATACCGGGGAAATGACGCCTAAAATGAGTTTGAAACGAAAAGTAGTCATGGAAAAATTCAAATCAGCTATAGAGAGAATTTATGTCTGA